A region of Desulfolithobacter dissulfuricans DNA encodes the following proteins:
- a CDS encoding lytic transglycosylase domain-containing protein has translation MKTYSFFPCCLLLAVLAAISACTPITHLADSQAGPDTIDTPPDTAAQYEVAEPQQLLEEELSALNQLGSWEEPGKEIPPEEAKVTFDFPITINKQVEFYLDLFQNRQRRYFKRWLARSTRYLPAIQEELKKAGLPRDLAYLAMIESGFNPRAYSRAHASGLWQFIRSTGRNYGLRIDRWVDERRNPEKATRAAIAYLSTLYNEFGDWYLAVAAYNAGEGKIGRAIRRYKTRDFWQLARYRYLRLETKRYVPKLIAAILIAREPKKYGFTDIKYEEPERYDLVKVPPRTDLAAVATAGNTSVKTLKNLNTELLRNQTPPGLSSYTLRIPEGRGEVVAANLKRLHPVITTSFKTHKVRKGDTLTRICRKYGLNKTTLLKANNLHSATLRPGQRLRIPYRTTKYVLLKEGETPESRFAAAGRDGELVLHKIRRGDTLGKISRLYNVPVNIIIQWNDITDVRKIRAGDHLALYLDRGSATRPRLRRQPEPPGPRPETIRCLLRPKNGNRPPLPGTKQSSPTTGCAAVTRYGPSPAGSGYRPRISNAGITCAQA, from the coding sequence ATGAAGACATACTCATTTTTTCCCTGCTGCCTGCTCCTTGCTGTCCTGGCAGCAATTTCAGCCTGTACCCCCATAACACACCTGGCCGACAGCCAGGCAGGGCCCGACACCATCGACACCCCTCCGGACACTGCGGCCCAGTATGAGGTGGCCGAACCACAGCAACTGCTTGAAGAAGAACTTTCCGCCCTCAACCAGCTTGGCTCCTGGGAAGAGCCGGGCAAGGAAATCCCGCCCGAAGAAGCAAAGGTCACCTTTGACTTCCCCATCACCATCAACAAGCAGGTGGAGTTCTATCTCGACCTGTTCCAGAACCGGCAGCGCCGCTACTTCAAGCGGTGGCTGGCCCGCTCCACCAGGTACCTGCCCGCAATCCAGGAAGAGCTGAAAAAAGCGGGCCTACCCCGAGATCTTGCCTACCTGGCCATGATCGAGTCAGGCTTCAACCCCCGGGCCTACTCCCGGGCCCATGCCTCGGGGCTGTGGCAGTTCATCCGCAGTACCGGAAGGAACTATGGCCTGCGTATCGACCGCTGGGTGGATGAACGACGCAACCCGGAAAAGGCCACCAGAGCGGCGATTGCCTATCTCTCCACCCTGTACAATGAATTTGGCGACTGGTACCTGGCCGTGGCGGCGTACAATGCCGGGGAAGGCAAGATCGGCCGGGCCATCCGCCGCTACAAGACCCGCGATTTCTGGCAGCTGGCCAGGTATCGCTACCTGCGGCTGGAAACTAAACGGTATGTACCCAAACTGATCGCCGCCATCCTCATTGCCCGCGAGCCGAAAAAATACGGCTTCACCGATATCAAGTACGAAGAGCCGGAACGCTACGACCTGGTCAAGGTCCCGCCGCGCACCGACCTGGCCGCGGTGGCCACGGCCGGCAACACCAGCGTCAAGACTCTGAAGAACCTCAACACCGAACTCCTGCGTAACCAGACTCCTCCGGGGCTTTCCTCCTATACCCTGCGGATTCCCGAGGGCCGTGGCGAGGTGGTGGCCGCCAACCTCAAACGCCTCCACCCGGTGATCACCACCAGCTTCAAGACCCACAAGGTACGCAAGGGCGACACCCTGACCCGGATCTGCCGCAAATACGGGCTCAACAAGACCACGCTCCTCAAGGCCAACAACCTGCACAGCGCCACCCTGCGACCCGGACAGCGGCTGCGGATCCCCTACCGGACTACCAAGTACGTGCTGCTTAAGGAAGGCGAAACCCCGGAAAGCCGCTTTGCCGCCGCCGGCCGAGATGGCGAACTGGTCCTCCACAAGATCCGCCGTGGCGATACCCTGGGCAAGATTTCCCGTCTCTATAACGTGCCGGTGAACATTATCATACAGTGGAACGACATCACCGACGTGCGCAAGATCCGGGCCGGAGACCACCTGGCCCTCTACCTGGACCGGGGGTCAGCTACGAGGCCGCGGTTACGGCGGCAACCGGAACCACCAGGTCCCCGGCCAGAGACTATCCGGTGCTTGCTGAGACCAAAAAACGGAAACCGGCCACCCTTGCCCGGGACGAAGCAGTCGTCACCTACTACCGGGTGCGCAGCGGTGACTCGCTATGGACCATCGCCCGCCGGTTCCGGGTATCGGCCAAGGATATCAAACGCTGGAATAACCTGCGCACAAGCATGA
- a CDS encoding transglycosylase domain-containing protein: MIRRFFKYLFVTLMVLGLLAMAAAGGGLYYLIVINPGPKIEQSYIQSVLGRESPVYYRDGEEKIGVLFQGTHRQYLSYEQIPKDFINALVAAEDDQFFHHFGVDIPGIIRAMIVNIKAGRVVQGGSTLTQQTAKNLFKRESRSFKAKLRELLYAFRLEYHYPKEKILEFYINQFFVSGNGHGLGVAARYYFDKEPDELTLLECAFIAGSVKRPNYYNPFTKKTEAAAERARKRAEARAAYVLGKMRKLGMISELQYGQAMAADIVFKRGKMSYALNTVMDLVKDGLADPAITAALEQNGISNVSTSGIRIITTVDQDLQEKTLYALRRHLSVLDVQLRGYEREQVQKEYTRIDFAGELEPRAGSFLFGTIVSVQASDGEGVLIQVDLGPKKPRGVIDRRGLARVLTAFVRYNGQRWSEVQDGDLALLLDQLKEGDRVFVSVRRVDEGEGTLALELEKYPKLQGAALVLQDGAIRAMAGGMENRYFNRAVKARRLMGSTFKPFLFSAALQLGWNATDLLDNRRNVFVFMDRPYFPRPDHHSPYDFVSMSWAGVNSENVAAVWLLYHLLDHLTEPQIREVAAKLDMAPGPATVARRVTTGSSSASGTGSESGSTAMSWPRRPTNSLSGRWRRIFSLRTGKRSTGSCWIFPMACTMTGIAKR; this comes from the coding sequence GTGATACGACGTTTTTTCAAATATCTCTTTGTTACACTGATGGTGCTGGGGCTGCTGGCCATGGCCGCTGCCGGCGGTGGACTCTATTATCTCATCGTTATCAATCCCGGGCCCAAGATCGAACAGTCCTATATCCAGTCGGTCCTGGGGCGGGAAAGCCCGGTCTACTACCGGGACGGTGAGGAAAAGATCGGTGTCCTCTTCCAGGGGACCCATCGGCAGTATCTCAGCTACGAGCAGATCCCGAAAGATTTTATCAACGCCCTGGTGGCGGCTGAGGATGACCAGTTTTTCCACCACTTCGGTGTGGATATTCCCGGCATTATCCGGGCCATGATCGTCAACATCAAGGCCGGCCGGGTGGTGCAGGGGGGTAGTACGCTCACCCAGCAGACAGCCAAGAACCTGTTCAAGCGCGAATCTCGCTCCTTCAAGGCCAAGCTGCGCGAACTCCTCTACGCCTTTCGCCTGGAATACCATTACCCCAAGGAAAAGATCCTCGAGTTCTATATCAATCAGTTCTTTGTCTCGGGTAACGGCCACGGGCTGGGGGTGGCGGCCAGGTATTATTTCGACAAGGAACCCGATGAACTCACCCTGCTGGAGTGCGCCTTCATCGCCGGCAGTGTCAAGCGTCCCAACTATTACAATCCCTTCACCAAGAAGACCGAGGCTGCGGCGGAGCGGGCAAGGAAACGTGCCGAGGCCCGGGCCGCCTACGTGCTCGGCAAGATGCGCAAGCTGGGTATGATCTCCGAGCTCCAGTACGGCCAGGCCATGGCCGCGGATATCGTCTTCAAGCGGGGCAAGATGTCCTACGCCCTCAACACGGTGATGGACCTGGTCAAGGACGGGCTCGCCGACCCGGCCATCACTGCGGCCCTGGAGCAAAACGGCATCTCCAATGTCTCCACCTCCGGTATCCGCATCATCACCACCGTGGATCAGGACCTGCAGGAAAAGACACTCTACGCTCTCCGGCGCCATCTCTCGGTGCTGGATGTGCAGTTGCGTGGCTACGAGCGGGAACAGGTACAGAAAGAGTATACCCGGATCGATTTTGCCGGGGAACTGGAGCCCCGGGCCGGCTCCTTCCTCTTTGGCACCATTGTCTCGGTGCAAGCCAGTGACGGGGAGGGGGTGCTCATCCAGGTGGATCTCGGGCCCAAGAAGCCCCGCGGGGTTATTGACCGCAGGGGCCTTGCCCGGGTGCTGACCGCCTTTGTCCGCTACAACGGCCAGCGCTGGTCCGAGGTCCAGGATGGTGATCTGGCCCTGCTCCTTGACCAGCTCAAGGAAGGAGACCGGGTGTTTGTTTCGGTCAGGAGGGTCGACGAGGGCGAGGGAACACTGGCCCTGGAGCTGGAAAAATATCCCAAGCTGCAGGGGGCCGCGCTGGTCCTCCAGGACGGGGCCATCCGCGCCATGGCCGGGGGCATGGAAAACCGCTACTTTAACCGGGCGGTCAAGGCCCGGCGGCTCATGGGCTCGACCTTCAAACCGTTTCTTTTCTCGGCTGCCCTGCAACTGGGCTGGAATGCCACCGATCTGCTGGATAACCGGCGAAACGTCTTTGTCTTCATGGACCGGCCCTACTTCCCCCGTCCGGACCACCACAGTCCCTACGACTTTGTTTCCATGAGCTGGGCCGGGGTGAATTCCGAGAACGTGGCTGCGGTCTGGCTCCTGTATCATCTGCTGGATCACCTTACCGAGCCGCAGATACGGGAAGTGGCGGCTAAACTGGATATGGCCCCCGGACCGGCAACAGTGGCCAGGAGAGTTACAACAGGTTCAAGCAGCGCATCCGGGACCGGTTCGGAATCCGGATCGACCGCGATGTCCTGGCCCAGGCGGCCTACGAACTCACTGTCCGGTCGCTGGAGGCGGATTTTCTCTTTGAGAACCGGGAAGCGGAGTACCGGCAGCTGCTGGATCTTCCCTATGGCCTGCACTATGACCGGTATAGCGAAAAGATAG
- a CDS encoding zinc-dependent alcohol dehydrogenase family protein, which produces MKAQILEKTVADIRKSPEPLVLVQREVPDPQPGQILIRVAACGVCHTELDEIECRTPPPHLPVVPGHQVVGTVAALGEGARRFSVGDRVGVAWIYSACGRCEYCLAGLENLCPEFRATGRDADGGYAEFMVVGEDFATPIPDSLSDIQAAPLLCAGAIGYRSLKLTGLENGQRLGLTGFGGSGHLVLKMVRFLYPETEVYVFARNPVEREFGLELGAVWAGDTGDTPPAPLHAIIDTTPVWTPVVAALAHLAPAGRLVINAIRKEDWDRDVLQILDYPRHLWLEKEIKSVANVCRSDVSGFLDLADRLAIVPQVQTYPLEEANRALYELKTGAVRGAKVLSIA; this is translated from the coding sequence ATGAAGGCGCAGATCCTTGAAAAAACGGTTGCAGACATCCGGAAATCTCCGGAACCCCTCGTGCTTGTCCAGCGGGAGGTTCCGGATCCGCAACCGGGACAGATCCTGATCCGGGTTGCAGCCTGTGGTGTCTGTCACACCGAGCTTGACGAGATCGAATGCCGTACGCCGCCCCCGCACCTGCCCGTTGTTCCCGGCCACCAGGTGGTGGGCACCGTGGCGGCACTGGGTGAGGGTGCCCGCCGGTTCTCGGTCGGTGACCGGGTCGGGGTTGCCTGGATCTATTCGGCCTGCGGCCGTTGCGAATACTGCCTGGCCGGGCTGGAAAACCTCTGCCCGGAGTTCCGGGCCACCGGCCGGGACGCTGACGGGGGGTATGCCGAGTTCATGGTTGTGGGCGAGGATTTCGCCACCCCTATCCCTGATTCCCTGTCCGATATCCAGGCCGCGCCGTTGCTCTGCGCCGGGGCCATAGGATATCGTTCCCTCAAGCTGACCGGCCTGGAAAACGGCCAGCGTCTCGGCCTCACCGGCTTTGGCGGTTCGGGGCACCTGGTTCTCAAAATGGTGCGGTTTCTCTATCCCGAGACCGAAGTGTATGTCTTTGCCCGTAATCCGGTGGAGCGGGAATTCGGTCTGGAGCTTGGCGCTGTCTGGGCCGGGGATACCGGCGACACTCCGCCGGCACCGCTGCACGCCATTATCGACACCACCCCGGTCTGGACGCCAGTGGTGGCCGCCCTGGCCCACCTGGCCCCGGCCGGCCGACTGGTGATCAATGCCATCCGCAAGGAAGACTGGGACCGGGACGTCCTGCAGATCCTGGACTACCCGCGCCACCTGTGGCTGGAAAAGGAGATCAAGAGTGTGGCCAATGTCTGCCGCAGTGATGTCTCGGGATTCCTGGACCTGGCCGACCGGCTGGCCATTGTTCCGCAGGTTCAGACCTATCCCCTGGAAGAGGCCAACCGCGCCCTTTATGAACTGAAGACTGGCGCTGTTCGTGGTGCCAAGGTACTGAGCATTGCCTGA
- a CDS encoding DUF456 domain-containing protein, translating to MPDSILAFFHSTLGNSHLWGFLAAIPFIVAGFVGVLLPVLPGTVMIFCGFLLYGFITGFDGLQLSFFVGQLALVGLSYLVDFLATALGVRMYGGSKAAAWGAVLGSLLVFVIGPLGILVGPLVGAIGGELLMGEEIRQALHAGLGSFLGFVGGTLAKLVICAIMVAWFVVSIT from the coding sequence TTGCCTGACTCCATTCTTGCCTTTTTTCATTCCACCCTGGGCAACTCCCATCTCTGGGGCTTTCTTGCCGCCATCCCCTTTATCGTTGCCGGATTTGTCGGGGTGCTGCTGCCGGTCCTGCCCGGCACGGTGATGATCTTCTGCGGTTTTCTCCTCTACGGGTTCATCACCGGTTTTGATGGGCTGCAGCTGAGCTTTTTTGTCGGCCAGCTGGCCCTGGTGGGGCTTTCCTACCTGGTCGACTTCCTGGCCACCGCCCTGGGGGTACGGATGTACGGGGGCTCGAAGGCCGCGGCCTGGGGCGCGGTTCTTGGCTCGCTCCTGGTCTTTGTCATCGGTCCGCTCGGTATCCTGGTTGGTCCTCTGGTGGGCGCCATTGGTGGTGAACTGCTCATGGGGGAGGAGATCCGCCAGGCCCTGCACGCCGGGCTGGGCTCCTTTCTCGGTTTTGTCGGTGGCACGCTGGCCAAGCTGGTGATCTGCGCCATCATGGTGGCCTGGTTTGTGGTTAGTATCACCTGA
- a CDS encoding alpha/beta fold hydrolase, whose amino-acid sequence MTDITTKEMTVSGCELHALEAGSGHDVLLLHGMKFQAATWKELGTLEKLAKIGYHAVALDMPGFGGSPACDQDQDTVLADFVRDVGLNRPVLVGPSMGGRIALEFAINHPDMVSRLVLVGPVGVEENQEHLARIRVPTLVIRGSEDQISPASSAQMLVSSVPDCQLVVFEGAPHPCYLDQPELWHSTLLDFLGNPAA is encoded by the coding sequence ATGACTGATATTACAACGAAAGAGATGACTGTTTCCGGGTGTGAGCTCCATGCTCTCGAAGCTGGCAGCGGCCATGATGTCCTGCTCCTGCACGGGATGAAGTTTCAGGCCGCCACCTGGAAAGAACTGGGAACCCTGGAAAAACTGGCCAAAATCGGATACCACGCCGTGGCTCTTGATATGCCGGGTTTCGGCGGTTCTCCGGCCTGCGATCAGGATCAGGATACGGTCCTGGCCGATTTTGTCAGGGATGTCGGTCTGAACAGGCCGGTCCTGGTGGGGCCCTCCATGGGGGGACGGATCGCTCTGGAGTTTGCCATCAACCATCCGGACATGGTGAGCCGCCTGGTACTGGTTGGCCCGGTGGGGGTCGAGGAGAACCAGGAGCACCTCGCCCGGATCAGGGTTCCGACCCTGGTTATCCGCGGCTCCGAGGACCAGATTTCGCCGGCCTCCAGTGCACAGATGCTGGTTTCGTCTGTTCCTGACTGTCAGCTGGTGGTTTTTGAGGGCGCACCGCATCCCTGCTACCTGGACCAGCCCGAATTGTGGCACTCCACCCTGCTTGATTTCCTCGGCAATCCGGCTGCCTAA
- a CDS encoding DNA topoisomerase produces MLPGTKSQYNALAKLIRRRDVEVIVNGCDAGREGELIFKYIMKKAATKSTAGKKIRRLWLQSMTQSAIREGLARLRDNEEMLPLEDTALCRSEADWLIGINATRALTCYNSRHGGFRKTPCGRVQTPTLSMLVKREAERRSFRPTPYWELHGCFAADTVTYNGVWIDPEFRKDPGNPHARQNRIWDREKAAAIREKCEGKEARVTETSKKSTQRSPGLYDLTSLQREANSRFGFSAKNTLAIAQALYERHKLITYPRTDSRHLPEDYLPTVRKVVTCQKGWQFGRFAEEALAKKYLKKDKRIFNNKKVSDHFAIIPTEVLPGSLSEPEQKIYQMIVQRFLAVFFPPAVFRNTRRLSVVEGETFLTEGKILVEPGWKAIYGNLESGSDLQPLPPDKVVVCREIEQEEHETKPPPRFSEATLLSAMENSGKLVDDEELAEAMKERGLGTPATRASIIEKLLNEKYIVREGRELVPTGKAFELLSLLEVRDIDVLASPELTGEWEYKLNQILKGEMTRPQFMAEIRDMTRTIVEKVKAGGGPERKEASFSPVNGVRFYETATAWESEDKKLVIRKVLGGRVMDEEEVVALIKGETIGPYGDFRSKKGKTFSASIHLNNSKVEFLFADSTSELDMEGIKKGEVLGLSPIDQTPVYETPSAFMSESALEGDRDKGLRISKIILGRRIDPDHIRQLLDKGKTELITGFMSKKRRPFDAYLTLDSKGKLGFEFPPRKSAVRKGKKAE; encoded by the coding sequence GTGTTGCCTGGTACCAAGTCCCAGTACAACGCCCTGGCCAAGCTGATCCGGCGCCGGGATGTGGAGGTGATCGTCAATGGCTGTGATGCCGGGCGCGAGGGTGAGCTGATCTTCAAGTACATCATGAAGAAGGCGGCCACCAAATCCACGGCCGGTAAAAAGATCCGCCGGCTCTGGCTCCAGTCCATGACGCAAAGCGCCATCCGCGAGGGACTGGCCCGCCTTCGGGACAACGAGGAGATGCTGCCGCTGGAGGATACGGCCCTGTGCCGCTCCGAGGCCGACTGGCTGATCGGTATTAATGCCACCCGGGCGCTCACCTGTTACAATTCCCGCCATGGCGGCTTTCGTAAGACCCCCTGCGGTCGGGTGCAGACGCCGACCCTGTCCATGCTGGTCAAGCGCGAGGCTGAGCGGCGCAGTTTCAGGCCCACCCCCTATTGGGAGCTGCACGGCTGTTTTGCCGCCGATACGGTAACATATAACGGGGTGTGGATCGATCCGGAATTCCGTAAGGATCCGGGCAATCCCCACGCCAGGCAGAACCGGATCTGGGACCGGGAAAAGGCCGCGGCCATCCGGGAAAAATGTGAAGGCAAAGAGGCCCGGGTCACCGAGACCTCCAAGAAATCAACCCAGCGCTCGCCCGGGCTCTATGACCTGACGTCGCTGCAGAGGGAGGCCAACTCCAGGTTCGGTTTTTCGGCCAAGAATACCCTGGCCATTGCCCAGGCTCTCTATGAACGCCATAAGCTGATCACCTATCCCCGGACCGACAGCCGCCACCTGCCCGAGGATTACCTGCCCACGGTGCGCAAGGTGGTGACCTGCCAGAAGGGCTGGCAGTTCGGCCGCTTCGCCGAGGAGGCGCTGGCGAAGAAATATCTGAAAAAGGACAAGCGGATTTTCAATAACAAGAAGGTCAGTGACCATTTTGCCATCATTCCCACCGAGGTCCTGCCGGGGTCCCTGTCCGAACCGGAACAGAAGATCTACCAGATGATCGTCCAGCGGTTCCTGGCCGTGTTTTTCCCGCCGGCGGTGTTCCGCAACACCAGGCGGTTGTCCGTGGTCGAGGGCGAGACCTTTCTCACCGAGGGCAAGATCCTGGTGGAGCCTGGCTGGAAAGCCATCTACGGCAACCTGGAAAGCGGCAGTGACCTGCAGCCCCTGCCACCGGACAAGGTGGTTGTCTGCAGGGAGATCGAGCAGGAGGAGCACGAGACCAAGCCACCGCCAAGGTTTTCCGAGGCCACGTTGCTGTCGGCCATGGAAAATTCGGGCAAGCTGGTGGACGACGAGGAACTGGCCGAGGCCATGAAGGAACGCGGGCTGGGTACCCCGGCCACCAGGGCCTCGATCATCGAGAAGCTGCTCAATGAGAAATACATTGTCCGCGAGGGGAGGGAGTTGGTGCCCACCGGCAAGGCCTTTGAACTGCTCTCTCTCCTGGAGGTCCGCGATATCGATGTTCTTGCCTCGCCCGAGCTGACCGGCGAGTGGGAGTACAAGCTCAACCAGATTCTCAAGGGCGAGATGACCCGGCCCCAGTTCATGGCCGAGATTCGTGACATGACCCGGACCATTGTCGAAAAGGTCAAGGCCGGTGGCGGGCCGGAACGGAAAGAGGCCTCCTTTTCGCCGGTGAACGGGGTCCGGTTTTACGAGACCGCCACGGCCTGGGAGTCGGAGGACAAGAAACTGGTGATCCGCAAGGTGCTGGGTGGCCGGGTCATGGACGAGGAGGAAGTGGTGGCGCTGATCAAGGGTGAAACCATAGGACCGTACGGTGATTTCCGCTCCAAGAAGGGCAAGACCTTTTCCGCCTCCATTCATCTCAACAACTCCAAGGTGGAGTTTCTCTTTGCCGATTCCACCAGTGAGCTGGATATGGAGGGGATCAAGAAAGGGGAGGTGCTCGGGCTCTCGCCCATTGACCAGACACCGGTCTACGAGACGCCGTCGGCCTTCATGTCGGAATCGGCCCTGGAGGGCGATCGGGACAAGGGACTGCGGATCTCCAAGATCATCCTGGGCCGGCGGATCGATCCCGATCATATCCGCCAGCTGCTGGACAAGGGCAAGACAGAGTTGATCACCGGTTTTATGTCCAAGAAAAGGCGGCCCTTTGACGCCTACCTGACCCTGGATTCCAAGGGGAAACTCGGGTTCGAGTTTCCGCCGCGCAAGTCTGCGGTCAGGAAAGGGAAAAAGGCCGAGTGA
- the rsfS gene encoding ribosome silencing factor, giving the protein MQKLKKEYRGLSGRELAAISCRVASDTKAEDLVVLDLRGLATFTDYFVIMSGRSTRHVQGLAEAIEGELSAKRITTKNCEGLSEGLWVLLDFDDLVIHIFYHDTREFYDLEGLWHDAPRIDPEALVAETTEDEA; this is encoded by the coding sequence ATGCAGAAATTAAAGAAAGAGTACAGAGGACTGAGCGGTCGGGAACTGGCCGCGATCTCATGCCGGGTCGCCTCGGATACCAAGGCGGAGGATCTGGTGGTGCTGGACCTGCGCGGTCTGGCCACCTTCACCGATTATTTCGTGATCATGAGCGGTCGCTCGACCCGGCATGTTCAGGGCCTTGCCGAGGCCATCGAGGGGGAACTGAGTGCCAAGCGGATCACCACCAAGAACTGCGAGGGGCTGAGCGAAGGTCTCTGGGTCCTGCTTGATTTTGACGACCTGGTGATCCATATATTCTATCATGATACCCGTGAGTTCTATGACCTGGAAGGCCTCTGGCACGATGCGCCCAGGATCGATCCCGAAGCCCTGGTGGCCGAGACCACGGAGGACGAGGCCTGA
- the thrC gene encoding threonine synthase produces the protein MRYISTRGGIEPISFKQAVMMGLARDGGLLLPERLPSIDRTKLESWRNLPYQYLAREVLELFIDDIDRLDLEVLVENSYASFRHPQVTPIRKVGDLFILELFHGPTLAFKDVALQLLGNLFEYQLKESGSFMNIIGATSGDTGSAAIYGVRGKKGINIFILHPHGRTSRIQALQMTTVLDENVFNIAIRGTFDDGQAIVKELFGDLEFKDQYHLGAINSINWARVLAQVVYYVYAYIKLWRNGMDSVDFSVPTGNFGDIFAGYVAKHLLPEGCINRLILATNENDILSRFVNQGDYSKSTVRPTFSPSMDIQIASNFERYLYYLRGEDPEQVRRDMETFARDGRLDFSGLRDQVARDFVSRRVSEEETIETIADVHREHGYLLDPHTAVGVRAARELGGERPVVCLATAHPAKFGDAVKKAIGTEPELPPPLADLESRESRCEILDADTEKVRNFIREHALRG, from the coding sequence ATGCGCTACATAAGTACCCGCGGCGGAATCGAGCCCATATCGTTCAAACAGGCAGTGATGATGGGCCTTGCCCGGGACGGCGGTCTGCTGCTTCCGGAAAGGCTTCCCTCCATTGACCGGACCAAGCTGGAATCGTGGCGTAATCTGCCTTACCAGTATCTGGCCCGGGAGGTCCTGGAACTCTTCATCGACGATATCGACCGGCTGGACCTGGAAGTGCTGGTGGAAAATTCCTACGCCTCCTTCCGGCATCCCCAGGTGACTCCCATACGAAAAGTCGGGGACCTTTTTATCCTGGAACTCTTCCACGGCCCCACCCTGGCCTTCAAGGACGTGGCTCTGCAGCTGCTCGGCAACCTCTTTGAGTATCAGCTCAAGGAGTCGGGCAGTTTCATGAACATCATCGGCGCCACCTCCGGTGATACCGGCAGCGCCGCCATCTACGGCGTCCGGGGCAAAAAGGGGATCAATATCTTTATCCTTCATCCCCATGGCCGCACCAGCCGGATTCAGGCCCTGCAGATGACCACGGTGCTGGACGAGAATGTGTTCAATATCGCCATCCGCGGCACCTTTGACGATGGCCAGGCCATTGTCAAGGAGCTCTTCGGCGACCTGGAATTCAAGGATCAGTACCACCTCGGGGCCATCAACTCCATCAACTGGGCCCGGGTGCTGGCCCAGGTGGTCTACTACGTGTATGCCTACATCAAGTTGTGGCGAAACGGCATGGACAGTGTGGATTTCTCGGTGCCCACCGGCAATTTCGGTGATATCTTTGCCGGGTACGTGGCCAAACACCTCCTGCCCGAAGGATGCATCAACCGTTTGATCCTGGCCACCAATGAAAACGATATCCTCAGCCGGTTCGTCAACCAGGGTGACTACTCCAAGAGCACGGTCCGGCCGACTTTCAGTCCGTCCATGGATATCCAGATAGCCTCCAATTTCGAGCGCTATCTCTACTACCTGCGTGGTGAGGATCCTGAGCAGGTGCGCCGAGACATGGAAACCTTTGCCCGGGATGGCCGGCTGGATTTTTCAGGTCTGCGCGACCAGGTGGCCCGGGATTTCGTTTCCCGCCGTGTCAGCGAAGAGGAGACTATTGAAACCATTGCCGACGTGCACCGGGAGCATGGCTATCTCCTGGATCCGCACACGGCGGTTGGGGTCCGGGCGGCCCGGGAACTTGGCGGAGAACGGCCGGTGGTCTGCCTGGCCACGGCCCATCCGGCCAAGTTTGGCGATGCGGTGAAAAAGGCCATCGGCACCGAGCCGGAGCTGCCGCCGCCCCTGGCCGACCTGGAGAGCCGGGAGAGCCGCTGCGAGATTCTGGACGCCGACACCGAAAAGGTCCGAAACTTTATCAGGGAGCATGCCCTCAGGGGGTAA
- a CDS encoding purine-nucleoside phosphorylase, which translates to MTIFAMQEYTEQVEETVAWLGARLDEKPEYLIQLGTGLGELARAMEVDVRIAYEDIPHFPFSTVESHPGYLVCGRLAGKPAAILQGRVHYYEGYPARRVAFPIRVLSLLGVHTAIITNASGGLDPAMKPGTIMIFADHLNFLGDNPLRGPNIDAWGPRFPDLSRPYDPELQALARRAAEELGIAWICSGTYVCIPGPSLETPAETRYLRGCGADAVGMSSIPEILVAIHGGLRVLGLSVVANVNDPDNMAPILLDDIVRAARAAEPDLQRLIEKILHLDRPA; encoded by the coding sequence ATGACCATTTTTGCCATGCAGGAGTACACCGAGCAGGTTGAGGAAACAGTGGCCTGGCTCGGGGCCAGGCTGGATGAAAAACCCGAGTACCTGATCCAGCTCGGCACCGGCCTGGGCGAGCTGGCCCGGGCCATGGAGGTGGATGTCCGGATCGCCTACGAGGATATTCCCCATTTTCCCTTCTCCACGGTGGAGTCCCATCCCGGATACCTGGTCTGTGGCCGGCTGGCTGGTAAACCGGCCGCCATTCTTCAGGGCCGGGTCCATTATTACGAGGGATATCCGGCCCGGCGGGTCGCCTTTCCCATCCGGGTCCTGTCCCTGCTCGGAGTCCACACCGCGATCATCACCAATGCCAGTGGCGGCCTCGATCCGGCCATGAAACCCGGCACCATCATGATCTTTGCCGATCATCTCAATTTCCTTGGCGACAACCCCCTGCGGGGGCCCAACATCGATGCCTGGGGGCCGCGTTTTCCCGACCTTTCCAGGCCCTATGATCCGGAGCTGCAGGCTCTGGCCCGGCGGGCCGCAGAGGAGCTCGGCATCGCCTGGATATGCAGCGGCACCTATGTCTGTATACCGGGGCCGAGCCTGGAAACCCCGGCCGAGACCCGCTATCTGCGCGGCTGCGGGGCCGATGCGGTGGGCATGTCCTCCATTCCCGAGATCCTGGTCGCCATCCATGGCGGGCTGCGGGTGCTCGGCTTGTCCGTGGTGGCCAATGTCAATGATCCCGACAATATGGCCCCGATCCTGCTCGACGATATCGTCCGCGCGGCCCGGGCGGCGGAGCCGGATCTGCAGCGGCTCATCGAAAAGATCCTCCACCTGGACCGTCCGGCCTGA